One stretch of Cololabis saira isolate AMF1-May2022 chromosome 15, fColSai1.1, whole genome shotgun sequence DNA includes these proteins:
- the tert gene encoding telomerase reverse transcriptase, with protein MSANDLSGVLDILRSLYGQMQTLQEFADSVVFREGKRAVLVEQSDTNRFKSFVKGVFVCFDKELQQVPSCNQICTLQELLAFVLNNLKRKKKRNILAHGYNYLTLAQEDRDADHFKFQGDITQSAAYIHGSDLWKKVTIRLGTDITRYLLECCSVFVAAPPSCIFQVCGVPVYDRVSITTASSRFYLQRQIGKVCRSQLGRNRGLVILNRGHIAENPAASKKKKNRNDERHCKIKRKREPDPNDEETATCSSRKRRRVARQLHKEEIQQVCCETAEEKEPTSVESTLSKKIAENCMTGFKQLFATSAAILPLEVGSSWRAGTFPPLPASQCFIRTQGFLYGGRGMHGFLLNRKRKTADGSRRLQGNDLIRIIFFEGLAHLNGMESKPKKLPRRFFNMVQLFSQVLQQHRKCPYSKILQKMCPVIKESSARQEELNSLSHKHCAPHRVYLFVRECLSTVIPQELWGSDHNRLNFFVRVRGLLHSGKFERLSLAEIMWKMKVNDCSWLKISKTGSFPPSELAYRTQILGQFLAWLLGGYVVGLIRACFYATEILGQKNAIRFYRQEVWTKLQDLGFRGHLSKGQMEELTPAQVASLPKGTVISRLRFIPKTDGMRPITRVIGADAKTRLYQGRVRDLLDILRACVRSTPSLLGSTVWGMTDIHKVLCSLAPGQKDKPQPLYFVKIDVSGAYESLPHDKLIEVISQALSPVQDELITVRRYAKIWLDSQEGLKKTFVRQADFLEDNMGPTNMKGFLTALQKNGKIHHSILVEQHFCSDLRGTEALQFFIQMLTGSVVQYGKKTYRQCRGIPQGSVVSSLLCCLCYGHMENALFKDIIGNKLCLMRLVDDFLLITPHQHEAQSFLKILLNGVPQYGLVVNPQKVAVNFQVLASVGPCPGIHVLPPHCLFPWCGLLLDTHTLDVYKDYSSYAGLSLRYSLSLGSFHSAGQQMKRKLMAILRLKCNALFLDLKTNSLEAVYKNIYKLVLLHACRFHVCAHCLPFGQSVAKNPVFFLQMIWDMAQYANKLIRRSNKGMILGCKAQTGIVQYEAVELIFCLSFLLVLSQHRPLYKDLLTHLHKRKRSLERRLGDLRLARVRQAANPRTPPDFLSIQM; from the exons ATGTCTGCAAATGATCTCTCTGGCGTGCTCGACATCCTGCGGTCACTGTATGGACAAATGCAGACTCTGCAGGAGTTTGCGGACAGTGTCGTCTTCAGAGAGGGCAAGAGGGCAGTTCTCGTAGAGCAGTCAGACACAAACCGCTTTAAATCCTTCGTTAAgggtgtttttgtttgctttgataaGGAGCTACAGCAAGTCCCAAGCTGCaaccag ATTTGCACTCTCCAAGAACTCCTGGCATTTGTTCTTAACAatctgaaaaggaaaaagaaaagaaacatcctGGCACATGGTTATAATTATTTGACTCTTGCACAGGAAGATCGAGATGCAGACCACTTCAAATTCCAAGGTGACATAACTCAAAGTGCTGCCTACATCCATGGCAGTGACTTATGGAAGAAGGTCACGATACGTCTTGGTACTGACATCACACGTTACCTGCTGGAGTGCTGCTCTGTATTTGTGGCAGCCCCTCCTTCCTGTATTTTCCAGGTTTGTGGGGTTCCGGTTTATGACAGGGTCTCGATTACCACTGCATCAAGTCGATTTTATCTCCAACGTCAAATTGGGAAAGTCTGTCGCTCTCAGCTTGGAAGAAATAGAGGATTAGTGATCTTAAATAGAGGACACATTGCTGAGAATCCTGCTGcaagcaagaagaagaaaaatagaaatgatGAAAGACACTGTAagataaaaagaaagagagaaccTGATCCCAACGACGAGGAAACTGCAACATGTTCTTCAAGAAAGAGGAGACGAGTGGCCCGCCAACTACATAAAGAGGAAATCCAACAGGTCTGCTGTGAAAcagcagaagaaaaagaaccTACTTCTGTTGAATCAACATTGTCTAAGAAAATTGCTGAAAATTGCATGACAGGTTTCAAACAGCTTTTTGCGACATCAGCAGCCATACTTCCTTTGGAGGTTGGTTCCAGTTGGAGAGCAGGGACTTTTCCCCCTTTGCCGGCCTCACAATGTTTTATCCGCACACAAGGATTTTTGTATGGAGGCAGAGGCATGCATGGCTTCCTTCTCAACAGGAAAAGGAAGACTGCAGATGGATCCAGGAGGTTACAAGGGAACGATTTGATTAGAATCATCTTCTTTGAGGGCCTGGCACATTTAAACGGGATGGAAAGTAAACCAAAGAAACTCCCTCGCCGTTTTTTTAATATGGTTCAACTGTTTAGTCAGGTATTGCAACAACACAGGAAATGCCCATACAGCAAGATTCTGCAGAAAATGTGCCCAGTGATCAAGGAGAGCAGCGCACGACAGGAAGAATTAAACTCCCTGTCACACAAGCACTGTGCTCCTCATCGAGTTTACCTTTTTGTCAGGGAATGCCTCTCCACTGTGATCCCACAAGAGCTGTGGGGCTCTGACCACAACCGACTTAACTTCTTTGTCAGAGTGAGAGGCTTGCTGCACAGTGGCAAGTTTGAGAGGCTCTCACTAGCAGAGATTATGTGGAAGATGAAAGTGAATGACTGCAGCTGGTTGAAGATCAGTAAGACTG gcTCCTTTCCTCCCAGTGAGCTTGCATACCGAACTCAGATCTTGGGTCAGTTCTTGGCTTGGCTTCTGGGTGGCTATGTTGTAGGGCTCATACGAGCCTGTTTCTATGCCACTGAGATTTTGGGACAGAAAAATGCCATCAGGTTCTACAGACAGGAAGTCTGGACAAAACTTCAAGATTTGGgtttcag AGGTCACCTATCTAAAGGCCAGATGGAGGAGTTGACTCCAGCTCAGGTGGCATCTCTCCCCAAAGGGACTGTCATCTCCCGTCTTCGTTTCATTCCCAAGACTGATGGCATGAGGCCAATCACACGAGTCATAGGAGCAGATGCCAAAACCAGg CTCTATCAGGGGCGTGTCCGAGATTTGCTGGACATACTTAGGGCCTGTGTACGCTCAACTCCATCCCTTCTTGGGTCCACGGTGTGGGGCATGACAGATATCCACAAGGTGTTGTGCTCTCTGGCACCAGGCCAGAAGGACAAACCTCAACCCCTCTACTTTGTTAAG ATTGATGTGAGTGGAGCGTATGAGAGCCTGCCACATGATAAACTCATAGAGGTGATTAGCCAGGCCCTGTCACCTGTCCAGGATGAGCTCATCACTGTCCGCCGCTATGCCAAGATCTGGTTGGATTCCCAGGAAGGTCTGAAAAAGACCTTTGTTAGACAG GCTGATTTTTTGGAGGATAACATGGGACCCACCAACATGAAGGGTTTTTTAACTGCACTGCAGAAAAATGGCAAAATCCATCACTCCATCCTGGTAGAGCAG catTTCTGCTCAGACCTTCGTGGCACTGAGGCGTTGCAGTTCTTCATTCAGATGTTAACTGGCAGCGTTGTTCAGTACGGGAAGAA GACGTACCGTCAGTGCAGAGGGATTCCTCAGGGGTCAGTGGTGTCCAGTCTGCTCTGCTGTCTTTGCTACGGCCACATGGAGAACGCTCTCTTCAAAGACATCATTGGAAACAAACT GTGTTTAATGAGACTGGTGGATGACTTCCTTCTTATAACCCCACACCAACACGAAGCTCAGTCTTTTCTCAA GATCTTGCTAAACGGGGTACCGCAGTATGGTCTGGTGGTCAACCCTCAGAAGGTGGCGGTCAACTTTCAAGTATTAGCAAGTGTGGGCCCTTGCCCTGGCATCCACGTCCTGCCTCCTCACTGCCTCTTCCCCTGGTGTGGACTCCTGCTGGACACCCACACACTGGATGTCTATAAAGACTACTCCAG CTATGCTGGCCTCTCGCTGCGCTACAGCCTTTCTTTGGGCTCTTTCCACTCAGCAGGACAGCAAATGAAGAGGAAGCTGATGGCCATCCTCAGACTCAAATGCAATGCTCTCTTCTTGGACCTCAAG accAATTCTCTTGAAGCAGTGTACAAGAACATCTAcaagctggtgctgctgcatgcGTGCAG GTTCCACGTATGTGCCCACTGTTTGCCCTTTGGTCAGAGTGTTGCCAAGAACCCAGTCTTCTTCCTGCAGATGATATGGGATATGGCGCAGTATGCCAATAAGCTCATCAGGCGCAGCAACAAAg GAATGATTTTAGGTTGTAAAGCCCAGACGGGCATTGTGCAGTATGAGGCAGTGGAGCTGATTTTCTGTCTGTCCTTCTTGCTGGTCCTGTCTCAACACCGACCGCTCTATAAAGACCTCCTGACGCACCTTCACAAAC GTAAACGCAGTCTCGAGCGACGTCTTGGGGATCTAAGGCTGGCCAGAGTCCGACAGGCTGCCAACCCAAGAACCCCACCCGACTTCTTGTCCATCCAGATGTAG